A window of the Schlesneria paludicola DSM 18645 genome harbors these coding sequences:
- a CDS encoding DUF389 domain-containing protein yields the protein MSFLDSLSSKRSLAVALWVLTAGWLALASSSLPENSSFSLVLLVATACSLGLLLAIDGSLAGAQPQNTNRWVSLMASLGVALFGGIIAGQSSSTAEMAVLVAVAILPVVVTWIVATWRRSHGVQAAPSQVSGESTVNLRPPRAAAHMDGNDHLFDQSESVLEEESESILGFEPIDFDSPSAAEMTQWHTRSRRETGETIEGGIRIEFAEGQREVTVHISFCPPLARCPELMAEDLDGADLEIRVAASYPFGARLTVRRPLRSSQRAQRSPSESCRIGFVAISESIQRAA from the coding sequence ATGAGTTTTCTCGATTCACTTTCCTCGAAACGATCGCTGGCAGTCGCCCTTTGGGTATTGACCGCTGGGTGGCTGGCGCTTGCGTCGTCGAGTCTGCCGGAGAATTCTTCGTTTTCACTCGTGCTCCTGGTCGCGACAGCCTGTTCGCTGGGGCTTCTGTTGGCGATCGACGGAAGTCTTGCGGGGGCTCAACCTCAGAATACGAACCGTTGGGTCTCGCTGATGGCCTCGCTGGGCGTTGCTCTGTTTGGCGGGATTATCGCTGGTCAGAGTTCCTCAACGGCCGAAATGGCTGTTTTAGTGGCTGTGGCCATTCTGCCGGTTGTGGTCACTTGGATTGTGGCGACGTGGAGACGATCTCACGGGGTTCAAGCGGCCCCAAGTCAAGTGTCGGGAGAATCGACTGTGAATCTCCGGCCGCCGCGAGCTGCAGCACACATGGATGGGAACGACCACTTGTTCGATCAAAGCGAGTCGGTTCTGGAGGAAGAATCGGAATCGATTCTGGGGTTTGAGCCCATCGACTTCGATTCGCCCTCGGCGGCGGAGATGACACAGTGGCACACTCGGTCACGTCGTGAAACGGGTGAAACCATCGAAGGGGGAATTCGGATTGAGTTTGCCGAGGGGCAGCGCGAGGTGACGGTACACATTTCGTTCTGCCCGCCGCTCGCCCGGTGCCCGGAACTCATGGCGGAAGATCTTGATGGAGCCGATCTCGAAATTCGCGTCGCAGCAAGCTATCCGTTTGGAGCAAGGCTCACGGTCCGGCGACCGTTGCGATCGAGTCAGCGAGCGCAACGATCGCCATCAGAGAGCTGTCGTATTGGATTCGTGGCGATCTCGGAATCCATTCAAAGGGCCGCGTAA
- a CDS encoding alpha/beta hydrolase: MPKSICAAVLCGLILLPWHASKCDDAVRRTEDVVYGRKFGMALTLDLFQPAKPNGAGLLFLVNGGWLSSKSTPLMVTVRPDDYRVFLERGYTVFAIVTSSQPKFVISDEIDDVLRAARFVRFNAAKYGVDPERLGVMGSSSGGHLTLSLATRGGPGNAEAADPIDRTSSAVHAAACFFPPTDFLNYGSPGAMGVGAGPMAPLQVAFGPSALTSEGREQLGRAISPIYYVTKSLPPTLIIHGDKDEVVPLQQAEIFVAKARSEQAPFVQLIVRPGKGHGWGDFWKSAEDIEAFANWFDQHLLPKK, encoded by the coding sequence ATGCCGAAATCGATCTGCGCCGCCGTCTTGTGTGGCTTGATCCTCCTCCCCTGGCACGCCTCAAAATGCGATGACGCCGTGCGAAGGACGGAAGACGTCGTCTACGGCCGGAAATTTGGCATGGCCCTGACTCTGGATCTGTTTCAGCCCGCCAAACCCAATGGAGCGGGGCTGCTGTTTCTCGTCAATGGCGGTTGGCTGTCCAGCAAATCGACGCCCTTGATGGTGACGGTTCGTCCCGACGACTATCGAGTTTTCCTCGAACGGGGTTACACCGTCTTCGCGATCGTGACCAGTTCCCAACCCAAGTTTGTCATCTCTGATGAAATCGATGACGTGTTGCGTGCCGCACGATTTGTTCGATTCAATGCGGCCAAATACGGAGTTGACCCCGAACGGCTGGGCGTCATGGGGTCGAGTTCCGGCGGTCACCTGACACTGTCGCTCGCAACACGCGGCGGACCAGGCAACGCGGAAGCCGCTGATCCCATCGATCGCACAAGCAGCGCCGTCCACGCGGCCGCCTGTTTCTTTCCACCGACAGACTTCTTGAACTATGGAAGCCCGGGTGCAATGGGCGTGGGTGCCGGTCCGATGGCGCCTCTGCAGGTGGCATTTGGCCCATCTGCTCTCACCAGCGAAGGCCGCGAACAACTGGGTCGTGCGATTTCACCGATCTATTACGTAACAAAAAGCCTGCCACCGACACTGATCATCCATGGCGACAAGGACGAAGTCGTCCCCTTGCAGCAGGCCGAGATCTTTGTGGCGAAAGCACGAAGTGAGCAGGCTCCATTCGTGCAATTGATCGTCAGACCTGGAAAAGGACATGGATGGGGCGACTTCTGGAAATCGGCTGAAGACATCGAAGCCTTTGCAAACTGGTTCGATCAACATCTACTGCCAAAAAAATAG
- a CDS encoding M24 family metallopeptidase: MSKHDFSLEEFSSRRARVREAISQAGLDWFIAFHPVSIHWLTGSDAKSYQEFQCLLISADEGPVVVLTREGERNEFQDDAHVDQLWTFGGAEPEDPLQVFERVIRSLGLESARVGIEVPAYYLHPHHYLSIKSVLGAALVAEPSNLIHDLKLVKSATEQKYIREAAKINDRAMQVFANSLRAGVSELELAGDVYQTLLKAGSGLAASPINLVSGERAGFSHGPPTQRVLKQGETGSIEYGATFKRYTSTIGRHFCIGKPTSRVAEIYQIVREACDAFVAEVRAGVPAVVPHEAAKRIIAKAGLDRYRVHTSGYGLAPGFPPTWGEPMHLFGGSDYTLRAGMVVTVEPPIFIGEEFLGVRIIDNLLVTDQGAERLSQFSRDIIIVD; this comes from the coding sequence ATGTCGAAGCATGATTTTTCCCTCGAAGAATTTTCCTCCCGCCGAGCGCGCGTACGGGAAGCCATCTCGCAGGCGGGACTTGACTGGTTTATTGCCTTCCATCCCGTGTCGATTCATTGGTTGACTGGCTCGGATGCCAAGAGCTACCAGGAATTTCAATGCCTGCTGATCTCGGCCGACGAAGGACCCGTGGTGGTTCTGACACGGGAGGGCGAACGGAACGAGTTTCAGGATGATGCGCACGTCGATCAGCTCTGGACATTCGGGGGTGCGGAGCCTGAGGATCCGCTGCAGGTATTCGAACGAGTGATCCGGTCGCTGGGGCTTGAGAGTGCTCGCGTCGGCATCGAGGTTCCTGCGTACTATCTGCACCCCCACCACTATTTGAGTATCAAGTCGGTGCTGGGGGCAGCGTTGGTGGCCGAGCCCTCGAATTTGATACACGATTTGAAGCTGGTGAAATCGGCGACCGAGCAGAAGTACATTCGTGAAGCCGCCAAGATCAACGATCGTGCGATGCAGGTGTTTGCCAATTCGTTGCGAGCAGGCGTCAGCGAACTGGAACTTGCTGGGGACGTTTACCAGACGCTGTTGAAGGCCGGTAGCGGTTTAGCGGCAAGTCCGATCAATCTTGTTTCGGGGGAACGAGCCGGGTTCAGCCATGGTCCGCCGACGCAACGAGTGCTCAAGCAGGGTGAGACCGGCAGTATCGAGTATGGGGCAACCTTCAAGCGGTATACCTCGACGATTGGCCGACACTTCTGCATCGGCAAACCGACGTCCCGTGTTGCTGAGATCTATCAAATCGTTCGCGAGGCCTGTGATGCGTTTGTCGCGGAAGTGCGCGCCGGGGTCCCGGCCGTCGTTCCGCATGAAGCGGCCAAAAGAATCATTGCGAAGGCGGGACTGGATCGATATCGCGTGCACACGTCTGGCTACGGGCTGGCCCCTGGTTTTCCGCCGACCTGGGGCGAACCGATGCACCTGTTCGGTGGTAGTGACTACACGCTTCGAGCCGGAATGGTGGTCACCGTTGAGCCGCCCATTTTCATCGGCGAGGAGTTTCTCGGAGTCCGAATCATCGACAATCTACTGGTGACCGATCAGGGCGCAGAACGTCTGTCGCAATTCAGCCGGGACATCATCATTGTGGACTGA
- a CDS encoding mandelate racemase/muconate lactonizing enzyme family protein, producing the protein MQIARFEVFVIGDGPEIDPDQGGVEPLACIRVHTDEGLTGLSEVFRVPPKVVQGTVGGRDSHFGRILIGQEITHPERLWQRMWDALMHTNRRGWEIIILGALDVAIWDLYGQMLNQPVWTLLGGTQRGPFQTPIGHEVEIVPYCTLVSDIWGGEAMFSQQVERAEALAALGYRAFKVEPMMSTPEDVVELARRFRRALGDTPALMVDVGYLFNDVPTAVRVCRQLEEFDLRFFETPFPVDTPEPYAKLAKQTSIPLAMGEHGVTRWEFLDMMDRGQVTVVQPYVTTCGGFTEAKRIVELAVPRGAQVCPGNWSTQILGASSVHLAAYSPVTPFIEFAPAEVFSSPLRRALQEAGFPVRGGTIALPDCAGVGYVLPDDIVKHFSLDG; encoded by the coding sequence ATGCAGATTGCGCGATTCGAGGTCTTCGTCATTGGTGACGGCCCCGAGATTGATCCCGATCAAGGTGGAGTGGAACCATTGGCGTGCATTCGCGTCCACACTGATGAAGGTCTAACAGGGCTTTCCGAAGTTTTTCGCGTCCCTCCGAAAGTCGTTCAGGGAACTGTCGGTGGCCGCGATTCACATTTTGGCCGCATTCTGATTGGCCAGGAAATCACGCACCCCGAGCGACTTTGGCAACGGATGTGGGATGCCCTGATGCATACCAATCGTCGTGGCTGGGAAATTATCATTCTTGGCGCACTCGACGTTGCGATCTGGGATCTCTATGGCCAGATGCTGAATCAACCGGTCTGGACGCTTTTGGGCGGCACACAGCGCGGCCCCTTTCAAACTCCGATCGGGCACGAGGTTGAGATCGTTCCTTATTGCACGCTTGTTTCAGACATCTGGGGCGGCGAAGCAATGTTCTCGCAGCAGGTCGAGCGTGCAGAGGCGCTGGCGGCACTGGGCTATCGGGCATTCAAAGTCGAACCGATGATGTCCACGCCCGAAGATGTCGTCGAATTGGCTCGCCGGTTTCGTCGCGCCCTGGGTGACACGCCGGCGCTGATGGTCGACGTCGGGTATCTGTTCAACGATGTCCCGACCGCGGTCCGGGTCTGTCGACAACTGGAAGAATTCGACCTGCGATTCTTTGAAACGCCGTTTCCCGTGGACACCCCCGAACCGTACGCGAAACTTGCGAAGCAGACCTCGATTCCACTCGCGATGGGCGAACATGGCGTCACGCGGTGGGAATTCCTCGACATGATGGATCGTGGGCAGGTGACTGTCGTACAGCCCTATGTCACGACCTGCGGAGGATTCACCGAGGCAAAGCGCATCGTCGAATTGGCTGTTCCTCGCGGTGCACAAGTTTGTCCTGGTAACTGGTCGACTCAGATTTTGGGTGCGTCATCCGTTCATCTGGCGGCGTACTCGCCTGTCACGCCGTTCATTGAATTCGCCCCGGCCGAAGTCTTTAGTTCGCCCCTGCGACGTGCGTTGCAAGAGGCGGGATTTCCGGTTCGTGGCGGAACGATCGCGCTGCCCGACTGCGCGGGTGTGGGTTACGTGTTGCCGGATGACATCGTCAAGCATTTTTCGCTGGATGGATGA
- a CDS encoding mandelate racemase/muconate lactonizing enzyme family protein has product MKITEVICQLLRVPSVEQKTASSQDAVLVRIRTDTGLEGIGEADSQPEVVKAIIDAPFSHNIACGLRQLLIGENPLETERLWQKMYRRTMYFGRSSVTITAMAAIDMALWDLKGKLYDQPIHRLLGGKQHDRIKAYASILFGRDGAETKAIAERWRAAGYRAIKFGWEPMGQSEALDIELVQGARQGIGDGILLIDAGCVWDARTALQRAEAFKEYRLGWLEEPLRPDDVEGYRWLRDRSPIPIAGGEEECGREAWRPLIEARALDIYQVDLARNGFTEADYVKQRVQEIGARLCNHCYTSPVTVAASLHWLTTCRDAFVFEDCVDDSPLRHELTHERVQAVDGWITPPDGPGLGVTLNEDFVSSYLIAESGRV; this is encoded by the coding sequence GTGAAAATCACCGAAGTTATTTGCCAGTTGCTGCGTGTTCCCAGCGTCGAACAAAAAACCGCCAGCAGTCAGGACGCGGTCCTGGTACGAATCCGAACCGACACCGGCCTGGAAGGAATCGGCGAGGCAGATTCACAACCCGAAGTCGTGAAAGCGATCATTGACGCCCCATTCAGCCACAACATCGCCTGCGGCTTGCGACAACTGCTGATCGGCGAGAATCCGCTCGAAACCGAACGGCTGTGGCAGAAGATGTATCGTCGTACGATGTACTTCGGCCGCTCGTCCGTCACCATCACGGCGATGGCCGCAATCGACATGGCCCTGTGGGACCTGAAAGGAAAGCTCTACGACCAACCGATCCACCGCCTGCTGGGCGGCAAGCAACATGATCGAATCAAAGCGTATGCGTCGATCCTGTTCGGCCGCGATGGTGCCGAAACGAAAGCGATCGCCGAACGATGGCGAGCGGCCGGTTACCGAGCGATCAAGTTCGGCTGGGAACCGATGGGGCAGAGCGAGGCACTCGATATTGAACTGGTCCAAGGTGCACGACAAGGGATTGGCGATGGCATCCTGCTGATCGATGCGGGTTGTGTCTGGGATGCCCGAACCGCCCTGCAACGCGCCGAGGCATTCAAGGAATATCGACTGGGCTGGCTCGAAGAACCACTACGACCGGATGACGTCGAAGGGTACCGCTGGTTGCGAGACCGCTCGCCAATCCCGATCGCTGGCGGGGAAGAAGAGTGCGGACGCGAAGCATGGCGACCTCTGATCGAAGCCCGCGCACTCGACATCTATCAAGTCGACCTGGCACGAAACGGATTCACGGAAGCAGACTACGTCAAGCAGCGAGTTCAAGAGATTGGCGCACGACTCTGTAACCACTGTTACACCAGCCCTGTAACCGTCGCCGCCAGCTTGCACTGGCTCACCACCTGCCGCGACGCCTTCGTCTTCGAGGACTGCGTCGATGATTCGCCGCTGCGTCACGAACTGACACACGAGCGCGTTCAAGCCGTTGACGGATGGATCACTCCGCCAGATGGGCCGGGGCTTGGAGTGACGCTCAACGAAGATTTTGTCTCGTCGTATCTGATTGCCGAATCAGGACGCGTATAA
- a CDS encoding Hsp70 family protein: MTAADTSAPSRFVVGLDLGTTNSAMAYVDTNETPRRIHTFVTPQIVAPGQIEARETLPSFHYQPAPGEFPPDSMRLPWQTSTEYLVGHFARDHGTVVPGRLIGSAKSWLCHNGVDRTADLLPWQGAEDVTRLSPVTASARYLEHFRAAWDHRFPDHPLAEQDFVLTLPASFDEVARELTIKAAKQAGLQKIVLIEEPQAAFYAWIDKHTDRWEQLVSPGQTILVCDVGGGTTDFTLIRVRKGKDETIQFHRVAVGDHLILGGDNIDLALAHHLESRVQPGGQLDPRRWGVLVRSCRALKEVLLGEDPPEKWTLTLPGSGSKLIGGSIQIPVTRQETESVVAEGFFPEISLDAKPLASKSGFQEFGLPYAADAAITKYLAAFLTAHGSVATDDAVPPNASPSFPVAAVRPDIVLFNGGVFASPLLRDRLIHALETWFRSEDSTWTPTILENERLDLAVARGAAYYGMVRRGEGVRIAAGLARTYYIGVETAAPTTDESGAAPTSNVSALCLVPAGIEPGQEVDLSQHQFQLRVSEPIEFPLFVSSTRLTDRAGDLIAVDPEQIKELPPIRTVLKTGKSKDATTVAVILKARLTEIGTLDLWCSEVGGKRSWQLLFDVRSATRTELSAHQSAAEGQGLFENEIVQAARGVIVETFAPERHSPIPGTVDSKSKQTTHISKPLPSESQEKTASVVKRLEQALSIDRGDWPTSLLRQLWDELIECESGRWASAQHESRWLNLTGFSLRPGYGLALDDWRCSETWKRLQGKLAFATTACRAEWYILWRRIAGGLTAGQQLALAAPLISQLKQAVRQLGAKGKGIDFGGNTHESSELLRLLGSCELLPISVKHELGDLLLEILGRPRFTALSTATLWAIGRVGARQPVYGPLNSVVPAESVARWLTKLAEFKLKDNMVPFTTMQLARKTGDRYRDLDDVARREALRMMDRFAGSDHYRDLVTEVKTLETADQSLIFGEALPKGLRIL; this comes from the coding sequence GTGACCGCTGCTGACACATCTGCCCCGAGTCGTTTCGTAGTGGGCCTGGACCTGGGCACCACCAATTCGGCGATGGCCTACGTCGACACCAACGAAACTCCGCGCCGGATTCACACGTTTGTGACTCCTCAAATTGTCGCGCCTGGACAAATTGAAGCACGCGAGACACTTCCTTCGTTTCACTATCAGCCCGCACCGGGAGAGTTCCCACCCGACTCCATGCGTTTGCCATGGCAGACATCCACCGAATACCTCGTAGGGCACTTTGCACGCGATCATGGAACCGTGGTTCCCGGAAGGCTCATCGGTTCGGCCAAATCCTGGCTGTGCCACAACGGCGTCGATCGAACAGCCGACCTTTTGCCGTGGCAGGGTGCCGAAGATGTGACACGCTTGTCGCCGGTGACGGCCAGCGCACGCTACCTTGAGCACTTTCGTGCCGCTTGGGACCATCGCTTTCCAGACCATCCACTCGCCGAACAGGATTTCGTGCTGACGCTGCCAGCGTCGTTCGACGAGGTCGCTCGCGAACTGACGATCAAGGCCGCGAAACAGGCGGGGCTTCAAAAGATTGTCCTGATCGAAGAACCGCAAGCCGCATTCTACGCCTGGATCGACAAGCACACCGATCGCTGGGAGCAACTCGTTTCGCCTGGCCAGACCATCCTTGTCTGCGATGTGGGTGGCGGAACAACCGACTTTACACTGATCCGCGTCCGCAAGGGAAAAGACGAGACCATTCAATTTCACCGAGTGGCCGTTGGCGACCATCTGATCCTTGGTGGTGACAATATCGACCTCGCCCTGGCGCATCATTTGGAGAGCCGAGTCCAGCCGGGCGGCCAACTCGATCCGCGGCGGTGGGGTGTTCTCGTTCGAAGCTGCCGTGCCCTGAAAGAAGTTCTGCTCGGTGAAGATCCGCCGGAAAAATGGACACTCACGCTGCCTGGCAGCGGTTCCAAATTGATCGGTGGTTCGATTCAGATTCCCGTGACGAGACAAGAGACTGAATCGGTTGTCGCCGAAGGCTTCTTTCCCGAGATCTCGCTCGATGCGAAACCACTCGCATCGAAGTCCGGTTTTCAAGAATTTGGGTTGCCGTACGCGGCGGATGCGGCCATCACAAAGTACCTGGCCGCGTTTTTGACCGCACACGGATCAGTGGCGACGGACGACGCGGTGCCCCCCAATGCAAGCCCTTCATTTCCTGTTGCGGCGGTCCGGCCGGATATCGTCCTGTTTAACGGTGGTGTGTTCGCCTCGCCACTGCTGCGTGACCGCTTGATCCACGCCCTGGAAACATGGTTCAGGTCAGAAGACTCGACCTGGACTCCGACGATCCTGGAGAACGAACGGCTCGATCTTGCCGTGGCGCGGGGTGCGGCGTACTACGGGATGGTGCGCCGTGGTGAAGGCGTCCGGATTGCAGCCGGACTCGCGCGCACGTACTACATCGGAGTGGAAACGGCCGCACCGACCACTGACGAATCCGGTGCCGCACCAACCTCGAATGTTTCGGCACTGTGTCTGGTTCCCGCCGGAATTGAACCGGGTCAGGAAGTCGATCTCTCGCAGCATCAGTTCCAATTGCGGGTGTCAGAGCCGATTGAGTTTCCGCTCTTCGTCTCAAGCACCCGGCTGACCGATCGTGCCGGTGACCTGATCGCGGTTGATCCCGAACAGATCAAGGAATTGCCCCCAATTCGTACGGTTCTAAAAACTGGCAAATCGAAAGATGCGACAACCGTCGCCGTCATTCTCAAGGCTCGCCTGACCGAGATTGGAACGCTGGACCTCTGGTGCAGCGAAGTCGGCGGAAAGCGGTCCTGGCAACTGCTGTTTGACGTTCGTTCGGCAACGCGGACGGAACTGAGTGCCCATCAATCCGCCGCCGAAGGCCAAGGCCTGTTTGAAAATGAAATCGTGCAGGCCGCACGCGGCGTCATTGTCGAAACCTTTGCACCGGAGCGGCACAGTCCCATCCCTGGCACAGTCGATTCAAAATCGAAACAGACGACGCACATCTCCAAACCCTTGCCATCCGAATCACAAGAGAAAACGGCTTCGGTGGTCAAGCGGCTCGAACAAGCCCTATCGATCGATCGTGGCGATTGGCCGACCTCGCTGCTGCGACAACTGTGGGATGAATTGATTGAATGCGAATCGGGTCGCTGGGCCAGTGCACAGCATGAATCACGCTGGCTGAACCTGACAGGATTTTCGTTGCGGCCAGGATATGGGCTGGCACTCGATGATTGGCGTTGCAGCGAAACATGGAAGCGATTGCAAGGAAAGTTGGCCTTTGCGACGACCGCATGCCGCGCCGAGTGGTACATCCTGTGGCGGCGGATTGCGGGTGGTCTAACGGCCGGGCAACAACTGGCCTTGGCCGCGCCCCTCATCAGTCAGCTCAAACAGGCGGTGCGACAGCTCGGCGCAAAAGGCAAAGGAATTGATTTCGGCGGCAACACGCACGAATCGTCTGAGTTACTGCGCCTTTTGGGGTCTTGCGAACTGTTGCCGATTTCCGTCAAGCACGAATTGGGAGATCTACTGCTCGAGATCCTGGGGCGTCCGCGTTTCACTGCGCTGTCGACCGCGACACTGTGGGCGATCGGTCGAGTGGGCGCGCGTCAACCTGTCTACGGACCACTCAATTCGGTCGTCCCCGCCGAATCAGTCGCTCGCTGGCTGACGAAACTCGCCGAATTCAAACTCAAAGACAACATGGTTCCCTTCACGACGATGCAACTAGCACGGAAGACCGGGGACCGGTATCGCGACCTTGATGACGTGGCTCGTCGCGAGGCACTGCGAATGATGGATCGATTTGCAGGCTCAGATCATTACCGGGATCTCGTCACTGAAGTGAAGACTCTCGAAACAGCGGATCAGTCATTGATCTTTGGAGAAGCTTTGCCGAAGGGCCTGAGAATCCTGTAA
- a CDS encoding MoaD/ThiS family protein: protein MLQVQFFAKARELVGASPVEIPWPNGGTVSTLKANLTQLYPQLQPLIPKLLIAVNNDYANDDSPVQSSDEVACFPPVSGG from the coding sequence ATGTTGCAGGTCCAATTCTTTGCGAAGGCTCGTGAATTGGTCGGAGCTTCGCCCGTCGAGATTCCTTGGCCAAACGGCGGCACCGTGTCGACACTAAAAGCTAATCTCACGCAGCTCTACCCGCAGCTTCAACCCTTGATTCCGAAGCTGTTGATTGCCGTCAACAACGACTACGCGAATGACGACAGTCCAGTCCAAAGCAGCGACGAAGTGGCATGCTTTCCTCCAGTGAGCGGTGGGTAA
- a CDS encoding molybdenum cofactor biosynthesis protein MoaE has product MISLTHSPIDYHALTESVRSPQSGAVVLFLGTVREMTGQRRTVALNYEAYPTMAERKLGELETAARARWPIDQVGIVHRLGHLELGEISVAVAVSCPHRKQAFEAGQFLIDELKVSVPIWKQENWDDGSTEWVDPTADSSQPPPSPDNSPRHC; this is encoded by the coding sequence ATGATTTCACTGACGCATTCACCAATCGACTATCACGCGTTGACAGAATCGGTCCGCTCGCCGCAATCCGGTGCGGTGGTCCTGTTTCTGGGCACGGTTCGCGAAATGACGGGCCAGCGCCGGACCGTTGCCTTGAACTACGAAGCGTACCCGACGATGGCCGAACGAAAGTTGGGGGAACTGGAAACAGCCGCAAGGGCGCGCTGGCCGATTGACCAGGTTGGAATCGTGCACCGCCTGGGACACCTGGAATTGGGAGAAATCAGCGTCGCGGTGGCGGTCAGTTGTCCGCATCGGAAGCAGGCGTTCGAAGCGGGTCAGTTCCTGATCGATGAATTGAAGGTGTCGGTTCCCATCTGGAAGCAGGAAAACTGGGACGATGGCTCAACGGAATGGGTCGATCCTACGGCGGATTCCTCACAACCTCCGCCGTCGCCCGACAATAGCCCACGACATTGCTGA
- the moaA gene encoding GTP 3',8-cyclase MoaA, whose amino-acid sequence MLPQLPLLDTFGRLHNNLRISVTDRCNIRCFYCMPAEDVQFMEKSELLSFEEIERIVRVAVPLGIDKLRLTGGEPLVRRELPRLVEKLAAIPGIKDVGLTTNGILLAEHAQDLYDAGLRRINVSLDALTPEKFKKFTRRDGFERVIEGIQAAQRAGFQPVKINAVSVRGLTEEEIVPFGHFARETGVDVRFIEYMPLDADNLWERDKVLFAQEIIDILSASIMPLVQVPHGHPSTPKTSPDPDDNAGPAENMVFQDGVGRIGFIASVSQPFCLSCNRIRLTADGKLRNCLFSLDETDLRGLVRGQGTNADIAAAIRASVLAKSEGHEINTARFIQPSRPMHSIGG is encoded by the coding sequence ATGCTCCCGCAACTGCCGCTTCTCGATACCTTCGGCCGACTGCACAACAACCTGCGGATCAGCGTGACGGATCGTTGTAACATCCGCTGTTTCTACTGCATGCCAGCCGAAGATGTGCAGTTCATGGAGAAGTCGGAGCTGCTGTCGTTCGAAGAGATCGAACGGATCGTCCGTGTCGCCGTTCCCTTGGGAATCGACAAGCTGCGACTGACTGGTGGTGAACCGCTGGTCCGCCGGGAACTGCCCCGCCTGGTCGAGAAACTGGCCGCCATTCCGGGAATCAAGGACGTCGGACTGACGACCAACGGGATTTTGCTCGCGGAACACGCGCAAGACCTGTACGACGCAGGACTACGACGCATCAATGTCAGCCTGGATGCGCTGACTCCCGAGAAGTTTAAAAAGTTCACTCGCCGCGATGGCTTCGAACGAGTGATCGAAGGAATTCAGGCGGCGCAACGAGCCGGATTCCAACCGGTCAAAATCAATGCCGTTTCCGTCCGAGGCTTGACCGAAGAAGAAATCGTTCCGTTTGGTCATTTCGCCCGAGAAACCGGGGTGGACGTACGATTCATCGAATACATGCCACTTGACGCTGACAACCTGTGGGAACGCGACAAAGTGCTGTTCGCACAGGAAATCATCGACATCCTTTCCGCATCCATCATGCCATTGGTTCAAGTCCCGCACGGCCATCCATCCACTCCGAAGACATCGCCAGACCCCGACGACAACGCAGGTCCGGCCGAGAACATGGTCTTCCAGGACGGAGTTGGACGAATCGGCTTTATTGCGTCGGTCAGCCAGCCGTTTTGCCTCAGTTGCAACCGCATTCGACTGACGGCCGATGGAAAACTTCGTAACTGCCTGTTCAGCCTGGACGAGACCGACCTTCGCGGCCTGGTTCGCGGCCAAGGAACGAACGCCGATATTGCCGCGGCCA